From Amblyraja radiata isolate CabotCenter1 chromosome 21, sAmbRad1.1.pri, whole genome shotgun sequence, a single genomic window includes:
- the LOC116985287 gene encoding thymidine phosphorylase — MCTSQEHINIPEMIRKKRDKQSLSAEEIHYFVQGVINQTIQECQIGAMLMAIRLQGMTLEETVNLTQEMKISGVVLEWPKEWSSTMVDKHSTGGVGDKVSLILAPALAACGCKVPMISGRGLGHTGGTLDKLESIPGFNINKSPEEVKQILATVGCCIIGQTADLVPADKKLYSIRDVTSTVDSLPLIAGSIISKKGAESLAALILDVKFGEGALYKDINDARELAQYLVDVGNRLGIRTAAALSKMDNPIGRNIGNSLEVIESIECLKGKGPKDLEGLVTCLGGHLLHMCGKAGSFKAGESNIKDTLQNGCALAKFQDMLVAQGVTANLAKALCAGKDVLKRAVKQEELKAEAGGVVQAIHSLPLAKVLHELGAGRTQPDQAVNWTVGIELLKIVGDQVNKGDPWLRIHFEDPSLNESQKVLLQHSLVIGEKVEYGPLVTEIIQVQSQGEKRQNCPV, encoded by the exons ATGTGCACCAGCCAAGAACACATTAATATACCGGAAATGATTAGGAAGAAACGAGACAAGCAGTCTTTGAGTGCAGAAGAAATCCATTATTTTGTTCAAGGCGTAATAAATCAAACCATCCAAGAATGTCAGATTG GTGCTATGCTAATGGCAATTCGCCTGCAGGGAATGACACTGGAGGAGACTGTGAATCTGACCCAAGAGATGAAAATATCTGGGGTTGTCCTGGAATGGCCAAAGGAGTGGTCTAGTACCATGGTTGATAAACATTCCACAGGAGGAGTTGGTGACAAGGTCAGCCTTATTCTGGCACCAGCCCTGGCTGCCTGTGGTTGCAAG GTTCCAATGATCAGTGGCAGGGGACTGGGACACACTGGAGGTACACTGGACAAACTAGAATCTATCCCAGGATTCAACATTAACAAGAGCCCAGAGGAG GTGAAACAGATCTTGGCTACAGTTGGATGTTGCATTATTGGGCAAACAGCAGATTTGGTCCCGGCCGATAAGAAGTTGTACAGTATCAGGGATGTAACATCGACGGTGGATAGTTTGCCCTTAATAGCAG GTTCCATAATATCGAAGAAAGGAGCGGAGTCCCTGGCTGCCCTCATTCTGGATGTGAAATTTGGAGAAGGAGCTTTGTACAAGGACATCAATGATGCCAGAGAGCTGGCACAATATTTG GTTGATGTTGGTAATCGCTTAGGCATTCGGACAGCTGCTGCTCTTTCCAAGATGGACAATCCTATCGGCAGAAATATTGGGAATTCACTGGAAGTCATCGAATCCATTGAATGCCTGAAAGGCAAGGGACCCAAGGACTTAGAGGGACTGGTCACCTGTTTAG GAGGCCACCTACTCCATATGTGTGGCAAGGCTGGAAGCTTTAAGGCCGGGGAGAGCAACATCAAGGATACATTGCAGAATGGCTGTGCTTTGGCCAAGTTCCAGGACATGCTGGTGGCACAGGGAGTGACTGCTAACTTAGCCAAGGCTTTGTGTGCGGGGAAGGACGTACTGAAACGTGCAGTTAAACAGGAAGAACTGAAAGCTGAAGCAGGAG GGGTTGTGCAGGCAATTCATTCTTTGCCATTAGCCAAGGTATTGCATGAACTGGGAGCAGGCCGCACCCAACCCGATCAAGCAGTCAACTGGACTGTTGGAATAGAACTCCTGAAAATTGTGGGCGACCAGGTTAACAAAG GCGATCCTTGGCTTCGGATTCATTTTGAAGATCCCTCCCTCAATGAAAGCCAGAAAGTTCTTCTCCAACACTCGCTCGTCATTGGGGAAAAGGTGGAATATGGTCCCTTGGTTACTGAAATTATCCAGGTCCAATCACAGGGAGAGAAAAGGCAAAACTGCCCAGTTTAG